The Klebsiella sp. RHBSTW-00484 genome includes a window with the following:
- a CDS encoding AMP-binding protein — MKQPLPLSEWLSAQRPAEMPIAWQEDCTWTLSHLRHDVDQLITHLHQQEAERWALCFENSYLFIVALLATLHAGKTPVIPGHCRVSLLNEQRALFDGVLSDKSLDWQGAQLIVSSGMATATHEISLPAIREDAFVELFTSGSTGQPKRVIKPISRLDREAALLASRFADRLAGCRVVASVVPQHLYGLTFRIFLPMTLGLPLHAAMTWYAEQLAALSHEHRYAFISSPAFLKRLDNQLTPPPVELILSAGGMLPWQDAAQAADWLQVWPDEIYGSTETGVIAWRHRQQDDAAWLPFPGVRFHAENDAFRVFSPLIADDNGLLLDDTLHFEESGQFRLTGRRGRIVKIEEKRISLGEVEQRLLALDGILEAAVLPVTRGSRQGVGALLVLDDNARERWSKSQELAWRKALRALLEPVAIPRYWRVVDEIPVNSMNKRVYAQLQELFHETP, encoded by the coding sequence ATGAAGCAGCCCCTCCCACTCTCAGAGTGGCTCAGCGCCCAACGTCCAGCCGAGATGCCCATTGCATGGCAGGAAGACTGTACCTGGACACTCAGCCATCTACGCCATGATGTTGACCAGTTGATAACGCACCTGCATCAGCAGGAAGCTGAACGCTGGGCGCTATGCTTTGAGAACAGCTATCTGTTTATCGTGGCGCTGCTGGCGACGCTGCATGCGGGCAAAACGCCGGTGATCCCCGGTCACTGCCGCGTGTCGTTATTAAACGAGCAGCGCGCGCTGTTTGACGGCGTATTGAGCGATAAGTCGCTGGACTGGCAGGGAGCGCAGCTGATTGTCAGCTCTGGCATGGCAACCGCAACGCACGAAATCTCTTTACCAGCGATCCGCGAGGACGCCTTCGTTGAACTCTTTACTTCAGGCTCTACCGGCCAGCCGAAGAGGGTCATCAAGCCCATTAGTCGCCTTGACCGCGAAGCGGCGCTACTCGCCTCGCGCTTTGCCGATCGTCTGGCAGGCTGTCGGGTGGTTGCGTCGGTGGTCCCTCAGCATTTGTACGGTCTGACGTTTCGTATCTTCCTGCCGATGACGCTGGGTTTGCCGCTGCATGCCGCCATGACCTGGTACGCCGAACAGCTAGCCGCCCTAAGCCATGAACATCGCTATGCGTTTATCAGCAGTCCGGCGTTTCTCAAACGCCTCGACAACCAGCTGACGCCTCCACCGGTCGAACTGATTTTGTCCGCAGGCGGCATGCTGCCCTGGCAAGATGCCGCACAGGCCGCCGACTGGCTGCAAGTCTGGCCGGACGAAATTTATGGCAGCACCGAAACCGGCGTTATCGCCTGGCGCCATCGCCAGCAAGACGACGCGGCATGGTTGCCCTTTCCCGGCGTCAGGTTTCATGCTGAAAATGACGCATTTCGCGTGTTTTCTCCGCTGATTGCTGATGATAACGGCCTGTTACTCGACGATACCCTGCATTTTGAAGAAAGCGGTCAGTTTCGCCTGACGGGGCGTCGGGGCCGGATAGTTAAAATTGAAGAGAAACGTATTTCACTTGGCGAAGTGGAGCAGCGCCTGCTGGCGCTGGACGGCATCCTTGAAGCGGCGGTATTGCCAGTGACTCGCGGCAGTCGTCAGGGCGTTGGCGCATTGCTGGTGCTGGACGACAACGCCCGCGAACGCTGGAGTAAAAGCCAGGAGTTAGCGTGGCGTAAAGCGCTGCGCGCGTTGCTTGAGCCGGTTGCTATTCCTCGTTACTGGCGGGTGGTTGACGAAATCCCGGTTAACAGTATGAACAAGCGTGTCTATGCGCAATTACAGGAGTTATTTCATGAAACCCCATGA
- the tusA gene encoding sulfurtransferase TusA, protein MSELFSSPDHTLDAQGLRCPEPVMMVRKTVRTMPVGETLLIVADDPATTRDIPGFCRFMEHELLAQETEALPYRYLIRKSH, encoded by the coding sequence ATGAGCGAACTTTTCTCCAGCCCTGACCATACTCTTGATGCGCAGGGGCTTCGTTGCCCGGAACCGGTGATGATGGTGCGTAAGACCGTGCGTACGATGCCGGTGGGCGAGACGCTGCTGATTGTTGCCGACGATCCGGCAACCACCCGCGATATCCCCGGTTTTTGCCGCTTTATGGAACACGAGCTGCTGGCGCAGGAAACCGAGGCGCTGCCGTACCGTTATCTGATTCGTAAAAGCCACTGA
- a CDS encoding acyl carrier protein has product MTDQKAIYEEVSTLLVKLFEIDPQDINPEARLYDDLELDSIDAVDMIVHLQKKTGKKIKPEEFKAVRTVQDVVDAVERLLKEA; this is encoded by the coding sequence ATGACCGATCAAAAAGCCATTTACGAAGAAGTCTCCACGCTGTTGGTTAAGCTGTTTGAAATCGACCCGCAGGATATTAATCCCGAGGCGCGCCTGTACGACGATCTGGAGCTGGACAGCATTGATGCTGTCGACATGATCGTGCATCTGCAAAAGAAAACCGGTAAGAAAATCAAGCCGGAAGAGTTCAAAGCCGTGCGTACCGTGCAGGATGTTGTCGACGCGGTAGAACGCCTGCTCAAAGAAGCCTGA
- a CDS encoding AI-2E family transporter: MTTPQPDKTGMHILLKLASLVIILAGIHAAADIIVQLLLALFFAIVLNPLVTWFIRRGIRRPVAITIVVVVMLIVLTALIGVLAASVNEFVAMLPKYNKELTAKVLHLQEMLPFWHTHMSPERMLQRIDSDKLVTLTTALMTGLSGAMASVILLVMTVVFMLFEVRHVPYKLRFALNNPQIHIAGLHRALKGVSHYLALKTLLSLWTGVIVWLGLLLMGIQFALMWGVLAFLLNYVPNIGSVISAVPPMIQALLFNGFYECLLVGALFLVVHMIIGNILEPRMMGHRLGMSTLVVFLSLLVWGWLLGPVGMLLSVPLTSVCKIWMETTKGGSKLAILLGPGRPKSRLPG; encoded by the coding sequence ATGACAACCCCCCAGCCCGATAAAACGGGCATGCATATCCTGCTTAAGCTGGCATCACTGGTCATTATCCTCGCGGGTATTCATGCGGCTGCAGATATCATCGTACAGCTATTGTTGGCGCTTTTCTTCGCCATTGTCCTCAATCCCCTGGTGACCTGGTTTATCCGCCGCGGCATACGTCGCCCGGTAGCCATTACCATCGTGGTTGTGGTGATGCTGATTGTTCTCACTGCGCTTATTGGCGTGCTTGCAGCTTCGGTTAACGAATTCGTCGCGATGCTGCCGAAGTACAATAAGGAGCTGACGGCAAAAGTTCTGCATCTGCAGGAGATGCTGCCATTTTGGCATACCCATATGTCCCCGGAGCGTATGCTACAGCGCATCGATTCCGATAAGCTGGTCACCCTGACGACGGCGCTAATGACCGGGCTGTCGGGCGCTATGGCCAGCGTCATCCTGCTGGTTATGACCGTCGTCTTCATGCTCTTTGAAGTGCGCCATGTCCCCTACAAGCTGCGCTTTGCGCTTAATAATCCGCAAATTCATATCGCCGGTCTCCATCGGGCGTTGAAAGGGGTCTCACATTATCTGGCGCTGAAAACGCTGCTCAGTCTGTGGACCGGGGTTATCGTCTGGTTAGGGCTGCTGTTAATGGGAATTCAGTTTGCGCTGATGTGGGGAGTCCTGGCTTTTCTGTTGAACTATGTGCCCAATATTGGTTCGGTGATTTCCGCCGTTCCGCCAATGATTCAGGCGCTGCTGTTTAACGGTTTTTATGAATGCCTGCTGGTTGGCGCACTCTTTTTAGTTGTTCATATGATCATCGGCAATATTCTGGAACCGCGCATGATGGGGCACCGTCTTGGGATGTCTACGCTGGTGGTTTTCCTCTCATTACTGGTTTGGGGATGGCTACTTGGCCCGGTGGGTATGCTGCTTTCGGTGCCGTTAACCAGCGTATGCAAAATATGGATGGAGACCACTAAAGGCGGCAGCAAATTAGCCATATTGCTTGGGCCAGGGCGCCCCAAAAGCCGGCTACCAGGTTAG
- a CDS encoding LptM family lipoprotein, translating to MKKVIRWAAAIAVIGALAGCARTAPIEQIQTTVSAGHTEAQVKKAIIKAGAQREWIMSDAGPGVIKARQQSRDHVAEIKITYSATRYSINYDSSLNLMASGGKIHRNYNRWVHNLDKDIQINLAADSAL from the coding sequence ATGAAAAAGGTTATTCGCTGGGCTGCCGCGATTGCGGTTATCGGTGCTCTGGCTGGCTGCGCACGCACGGCGCCTATTGAGCAAATCCAGACCACGGTAAGCGCAGGCCATACCGAAGCCCAGGTCAAAAAAGCAATTATCAAAGCGGGCGCACAACGCGAATGGATTATGTCAGACGCAGGTCCTGGGGTCATCAAAGCCCGTCAGCAATCACGTGACCATGTTGCCGAAATAAAAATCACCTACTCTGCCACCCGCTATTCCATCAATTACGATAGCAGCCTCAACCTGATGGCTTCCGGCGGAAAAATCCATAGAAACTATAACCGCTGGGTACACAACCTCGATAAAGACATTCAGATTAACCTGGCCGCAGATTCGGCCCTGTAA
- a CDS encoding 7-cyano-7-deazaguanine/7-aminomethyl-7-deazaguanine transporter produces the protein MSPFTSIQRKKALIWLSLFHLLVITSSNYLVQLPISIFGFHTTWGAFSFPFIFLATDLTVRIFGAPLARRIILAVMIPALVISYGVSALFYMGEWQGFAALTSFNLFVARIAAASFMAYALGQILDVHVFNRLRQNRRWWLAPTASTLFGNVSDTLAFFFIAFWRSPDPFMAAHWGEIAIVDYCFKVLISIVFFLPMYGMLLNMLMKKLADKSDLSALQPG, from the coding sequence ATGAGTCCGTTTACTTCTATTCAGCGTAAAAAAGCGCTGATCTGGCTATCGCTTTTCCATCTGCTGGTCATCACTTCCAGTAACTATCTGGTGCAGCTACCGATCTCCATCTTTGGTTTTCATACCACCTGGGGCGCGTTCAGCTTTCCGTTTATTTTCCTTGCCACCGATCTTACGGTGCGGATTTTCGGCGCTCCGCTGGCGCGACGCATTATCCTCGCGGTCATGATCCCGGCGCTGGTGATCTCCTACGGGGTTTCTGCGCTGTTCTATATGGGTGAATGGCAGGGTTTTGCCGCCTTAACCAGCTTTAACCTGTTTGTCGCTCGTATCGCCGCCGCCAGCTTTATGGCCTACGCGCTGGGGCAAATCCTCGATGTCCACGTCTTTAACCGCCTGCGTCAAAACCGTCGCTGGTGGCTGGCGCCGACCGCATCGACCCTCTTCGGTAACGTCAGCGATACCCTGGCCTTCTTCTTTATCGCCTTCTGGCGCAGCCCGGACCCGTTTATGGCGGCGCACTGGGGAGAAATCGCCATCGTCGATTATTGCTTCAAAGTGCTGATTAGCATCGTTTTCTTCCTGCCGATGTACGGCATGCTGTTGAATATGCTAATGAAAAAGCTGGCAGATAAATCCGATTTATCGGCATTGCAGCCAGGTTAA
- a CDS encoding MFS transporter, with amino-acid sequence MPEAAAEPALNGLRLNLRIVSVVIFNFASYMTIGLPLAVLPGYVHDVMGFSAFWAGLVISLQYFATLLSRPHAGRYADLLGPKKIVVFGLCGCFLSGLCYLLAAFSGGWPMVSLLLLCLGRVILGIGQSFAGTGSTLWGVGVVGSLHIGRVISWNGIVTYGAMAMGAPLGVLCYSLIGLHGLAFTIMAVALVAVLCALPRAAVKAGKGKAMSFRAVLGRVWLYGMALALASAGFGVIATFITLFYDAKDWDGAAFALTLFSCAFVGTRLLFPNGINRLGGLNVAMICFTVEIIGLLLVGLAETTLMAKIGTFLAGAGFSLVFPALGVVAVKAVPQQNQGSALATYTVFMDLSLGITGPLAGLLMAWAGISSIYLAAAGLVAVALLLGWRLKKRPPVGEPEAAASGQ; translated from the coding sequence ATGCCTGAAGCCGCTGCCGAACCGGCACTCAATGGACTGCGTCTCAATCTGCGGATTGTCTCGGTGGTTATCTTTAACTTTGCCAGCTACATGACGATTGGGCTGCCGCTGGCGGTGTTGCCGGGTTATGTTCATGACGTGATGGGGTTTAGCGCGTTCTGGGCGGGTCTGGTTATTAGCCTCCAGTATTTCGCCACGCTGCTGAGCCGCCCTCATGCCGGGCGCTACGCCGACCTGCTTGGGCCGAAAAAAATCGTCGTCTTTGGCCTGTGCGGCTGCTTTCTTAGCGGGCTGTGCTATCTGCTGGCGGCGTTTAGTGGCGGCTGGCCGATGGTGAGTTTGCTCCTGCTGTGCCTTGGGCGCGTTATCCTTGGTATCGGACAAAGCTTTGCAGGCACAGGTTCGACGCTATGGGGCGTCGGTGTTGTCGGTTCGCTGCATATCGGCAGAGTGATTTCGTGGAACGGTATCGTGACCTACGGCGCAATGGCGATGGGCGCACCGCTCGGCGTGCTTTGTTATTCCCTAATCGGCCTGCACGGTCTGGCGTTCACCATTATGGCGGTGGCGCTGGTGGCGGTACTGTGCGCACTGCCGCGTGCAGCGGTGAAAGCGGGCAAGGGCAAAGCGATGTCGTTTCGCGCGGTACTGGGACGGGTCTGGCTCTACGGGATGGCGCTGGCCCTGGCTTCGGCGGGTTTTGGCGTTATTGCCACCTTTATCACCCTGTTTTATGACGCCAAAGATTGGGATGGCGCGGCCTTCGCGTTAACGCTGTTTAGTTGTGCGTTTGTCGGCACCCGCCTGCTTTTCCCTAACGGGATTAATCGTCTTGGCGGGCTGAACGTGGCGATGATCTGTTTTACGGTTGAGATTATTGGTCTGCTGCTGGTGGGGCTGGCGGAGACGACGCTGATGGCGAAAATCGGCACTTTCCTTGCCGGGGCGGGCTTCTCGCTGGTATTCCCGGCGCTTGGCGTGGTGGCGGTGAAGGCCGTGCCGCAGCAGAATCAGGGATCGGCGCTGGCAACCTATACGGTGTTTATGGACCTCTCATTGGGGATTACCGGGCCGCTTGCCGGATTGTTGATGGCGTGGGCGGGGATTTCTTCGATTTATCTGGCGGCGGCGGGACTGGTTGCGGTGGCGTTGCTGCTGGGGTGGCGGTTAAAAAAACGGCCCCCGGTTGGTGAACCGGAGGCCGCAGCGTCAGGCCAGTAG
- a CDS encoding DcrB family lipoprotein: MRNLVKYVGIGLLVMGLAACDNSDTKTPTAGAAAESNASGQPISLLDGKLSFSLPAGMTDQSGKLGTQANNMHVYSDATGQKAVIVIVGDSTNEDLAVMAQRLEEQQRSRDPQLQVVTNKSVEIKGHTLQQLDSIISAKGQTAWSSVLLGKVDDKLLTLQVTLPADNQQQAQTEAENIINTLVIQ; the protein is encoded by the coding sequence ATGCGCAATTTGGTTAAATATGTCGGTATTGGCCTGCTGGTTATGGGGCTTGCGGCCTGTGATAACAGTGACACAAAAACGCCGACTGCCGGGGCTGCTGCGGAAAGTAACGCCAGCGGACAACCTATTAGTCTGCTGGATGGCAAACTGAGCTTCTCTCTGCCGGCAGGTATGACCGACCAGAGCGGCAAGCTGGGCACCCAGGCCAACAATATGCACGTCTACTCTGATGCCACCGGCCAGAAAGCGGTGATTGTGATTGTTGGCGACAGCACCAATGAAGATTTGGCCGTGATGGCGCAGCGTCTGGAAGAGCAGCAGCGCAGTCGCGATCCGCAGTTGCAGGTCGTCACCAATAAATCCGTTGAGATTAAGGGTCATACGCTGCAGCAACTCGACAGCATTATCTCCGCGAAGGGCCAGACCGCATGGTCTTCCGTGCTCCTCGGCAAAGTTGACGACAAACTGCTAACCCTGCAGGTTACGCTACCGGCGGATAACCAGCAGCAGGCGCAGACCGAAGCAGAAAACATCATCAATACCCTCGTCATCCAGTAG
- a CDS encoding lysophospholipid acyltransferase family protein, translated as MNGVLSQLNRLWRAAMTGLCFALFGIGGLLLSLVWFNLLLVTVRNKARRRRLARRSISASFRLFLTVVKSVGVLDYRIEGGDILRQEHGCLVVANHPSLIDYVMLASVMPQTDCLVKSALLKNPFLSGVIRAADYLVNDQADALLPASRQRLQQGDTILIFPEGTRTLPGEKMTLQRGAANIAVRCSSDLRVVVIRCSEHMLGKQSKWHDAPQTKPRFTITVGERVQIDQFYDANVQEPALAARQLNRHLLLQLQSGTTPGTGINDASALS; from the coding sequence ATGAACGGCGTCTTGTCACAGCTAAACCGTCTCTGGCGAGCGGCGATGACCGGCCTTTGTTTCGCGCTGTTCGGGATTGGTGGGCTGCTACTCTCTCTTGTCTGGTTCAACCTGCTGCTGGTGACGGTCCGCAACAAGGCCCGCCGCCGCCGCCTCGCGCGGCGCAGCATTTCGGCAAGTTTCCGACTCTTTTTAACCGTAGTAAAATCCGTCGGCGTACTCGATTACCGCATTGAAGGGGGCGATATTTTACGCCAGGAGCACGGTTGCCTGGTCGTCGCCAACCACCCTAGCCTTATCGATTACGTCATGCTGGCGTCCGTCATGCCCCAAACCGACTGCCTGGTGAAAAGCGCGCTGCTGAAAAACCCCTTCCTCAGCGGCGTCATTCGTGCCGCGGATTATCTGGTTAACGATCAAGCCGATGCCCTGCTGCCCGCCAGTCGTCAGCGTTTACAGCAAGGCGATACTATTTTGATTTTTCCCGAGGGAACGCGCACGCTTCCCGGCGAAAAAATGACGCTACAACGCGGCGCGGCTAATATCGCCGTGCGCTGTAGCAGCGATTTACGCGTGGTGGTTATCCGCTGCAGCGAGCACATGCTGGGCAAACAGAGCAAGTGGCATGACGCACCGCAAACCAAACCGCGTTTTACCATTACGGTTGGCGAGCGGGTGCAAATCGACCAATTTTACGACGCAAATGTACAAGAACCGGCACTGGCGGCAAGGCAGTTAAACCGGCATCTTTTGCTTCAATTACAATCAGGTACTACGCCTGGCACAGGAATTAATGATGCAAGCGCTCTATCTTGA
- a CDS encoding phosphopantetheine-binding protein has protein sequence MQALYLEIKNLIINTLNLDELSADDIDTEAALFGDGLGLDSIDALELGLAVKNQYGVVLSAESEEMRQHFFSVATLASFIHAQRA, from the coding sequence ATGCAAGCGCTCTATCTTGAAATTAAAAATTTGATTATCAACACATTGAACCTGGACGAGCTGTCCGCTGACGATATCGACACTGAAGCAGCGCTGTTTGGCGATGGTCTGGGTCTGGACTCAATCGATGCTCTGGAGCTCGGTCTGGCAGTGAAAAACCAGTATGGCGTGGTGCTGTCGGCTGAGAGCGAAGAGATGCGTCAGCACTTCTTTTCCGTCGCCACGCTGGCATCTTTCATTCACGCGCAACGTGCCTGA
- a CDS encoding class I SAM-dependent methyltransferase, translating into MYKKDSLSALDAITEAQRIAFAPMLFQTALCLRNSGILDYLDKQGKLGATLEAICTDCDVNEYAVSVLLDMGLSGRILTHKEGQYYLAKVGHFLLHDAMTRVNMDFTQDVCYQGLFFLENALQEGKPSGLKVFGDWPTIYPALSQLPQAARKSWFAFDHYYSDGAFNAALPYVFASQPATLYDVGGNTGKWALRCCQYDENIAVTLLDLPQQIALARENIENAGLSHRIDFHAVDMLSDERLPGEADIWWMSQFLDCFSPEQIVTMLSNVARVMKPGARLCILELFWDAQKFEAASFSLNASSLYFTCMANGNSRFYSVEKFYRYLEMAGFEIEQRHDNLGVGHTLLICQKIK; encoded by the coding sequence GTGTACAAAAAGGACTCTCTCAGCGCACTGGATGCCATTACCGAAGCGCAACGTATTGCTTTTGCCCCCATGCTCTTTCAAACCGCATTATGCCTACGCAATTCAGGCATCCTGGATTATCTCGATAAGCAAGGAAAACTCGGCGCAACGCTTGAAGCTATTTGCACGGATTGCGACGTCAATGAATATGCCGTCAGCGTATTGCTGGATATGGGATTAAGCGGACGCATCCTTACCCATAAAGAGGGACAATATTATCTCGCTAAAGTAGGACATTTCTTACTTCATGATGCAATGACCCGAGTAAATATGGATTTTACTCAGGACGTTTGCTATCAGGGATTGTTCTTTTTAGAAAATGCGTTGCAGGAAGGAAAGCCTTCTGGGTTAAAAGTTTTTGGCGACTGGCCAACCATTTATCCCGCATTATCGCAGCTCCCACAGGCGGCGCGTAAAAGCTGGTTCGCATTCGATCATTACTATTCTGACGGCGCTTTCAACGCCGCGCTGCCGTATGTATTCGCCAGTCAGCCTGCAACCCTGTACGATGTAGGCGGAAATACCGGAAAATGGGCGCTGCGCTGCTGCCAGTATGATGAAAATATCGCGGTAACGTTATTAGACTTGCCACAACAAATTGCGCTGGCTCGCGAAAATATAGAAAATGCGGGTCTGTCTCATCGCATTGATTTTCATGCCGTGGATATGCTGAGCGACGAGCGCCTGCCGGGAGAGGCTGATATCTGGTGGATGAGCCAATTTCTTGACTGCTTTTCGCCAGAACAAATTGTCACCATGCTCAGTAATGTGGCGCGCGTGATGAAGCCAGGCGCAAGGTTATGCATTCTGGAACTGTTCTGGGACGCGCAGAAATTTGAAGCGGCCTCATTTAGCCTGAATGCGTCTTCGCTCTATTTTACCTGTATGGCCAACGGGAATAGCCGTTTCTACAGCGTAGAGAAGTTTTACCGCTATCTTGAAATGGCAGGATTCGAGATAGAACAACGCCACGATAATTTAGGCGTCGGGCATACCTTATTGATATGCCAGAAAATAAAATAA
- a CDS encoding beta-ketoacyl synthase chain length factor yields the protein MTFSLNIVDWQAMAPGVNGSEQWLQWSRHLHAIDPAASPVKLSELPMMTARRLSSGSKLAVECGLAMLRRHHIDAVLYTSRHGELERNYRILHALATEQALSPTDFALSVHNSAVGNLTIAAKKPIVSSSLSAGRDTFQQGLYEVMGLLHAGYQRILMVDFDGFLPEFYHPQLPSDMPTWPYATAWVIEAGSEWQCQTQRQSVPSEETALPQSLLFLRHYLQHADAFTLPGERVQWLWSRA from the coding sequence ATGACATTTTCATTAAACATAGTTGACTGGCAAGCCATGGCACCTGGGGTCAATGGCAGCGAACAGTGGCTTCAGTGGTCACGGCATTTGCACGCCATCGATCCAGCGGCCTCCCCGGTAAAGCTTAGCGAGCTGCCGATGATGACCGCCCGTAGACTCAGTTCCGGCAGCAAGCTGGCCGTAGAATGCGGACTGGCGATGCTGCGCCGTCATCATATCGACGCGGTGCTGTACACCAGTCGCCACGGTGAGCTGGAGCGCAATTACCGAATCCTCCACGCGCTGGCAACAGAGCAGGCGCTCTCGCCAACCGATTTCGCCTTATCGGTGCATAACTCCGCCGTGGGTAACCTGACGATTGCCGCAAAAAAACCGATAGTCTCATCGTCGCTTTCTGCCGGACGAGACACCTTCCAGCAGGGCTTATATGAAGTGATGGGCCTGCTACACGCGGGCTATCAGCGCATATTAATGGTCGATTTCGATGGCTTCCTGCCCGAGTTTTATCACCCACAGCTGCCATCTGATATGCCAACCTGGCCCTATGCGACGGCATGGGTGATTGAAGCAGGCAGCGAATGGCAGTGTCAAACTCAGCGCCAAAGCGTGCCCAGCGAAGAGACCGCCCTGCCGCAAAGCCTGCTGTTTTTACGCCACTATTTACAACACGCCGACGCCTTTACGCTCCCCGGCGAGCGCGTTCAGTGGCTATGGAGCCGCGCATGA